In Zingiber officinale cultivar Zhangliang chromosome 1A, Zo_v1.1, whole genome shotgun sequence, the DNA window atttaatttcaacacGTTATTCTTATAGATGCTGGACAGAACAACTTGTTCAACTGATTTGATCAAACTTCCCACTGCATAATTTACTTGTTTATATGTTAGAACCAGTTAATTTCCTGGCTTGTTAACCCACATGTTTAAAACTAGTATCTCAAATCTTTTGTGTGTGAACCAGTTAATTTCCTGCTCTTCAAGTTTCTTCGTTTGCACAGCAAGCCTATCTTCTTGTCCATCAGCTTCACTTTTCTATATTTCCTCTTTTAATCACAAAATTCTCCTCTTTTAATATGTGCATATTTCTTAACAGATTTCTTTTAATATGTGCAAAATTCTTCAAATCATTCTTTTAATTATCAATCTACCTTATTTTAATGCAAACTACTATGTCCTCTCATCACATATACGCCGTGCAATTGGCCGACTGCCTATACCTATGCCTGAAATTTTGATTGTCTAGAACACTTGATGGTATAGAGTGATTTCCTTAAATATGTTTGACATTTGGAAAAATCTGTGATGTTTATTGGCCGACCGAGCATTGGATTTTGATGTATCTTAGCATCTAAGATTGGGTCTGAATCAAATATTCCTGGTCTGCAATTCCCAAACCTCATCATCATTTATCAGAGAGGTCTGTGGATCAAttataatttcttgaattagaTGATGTGTTTCTATCAGATAACTTCGTCATCCTCTTTGGAAGTTGACACTTGGAATCGGAGGCTAATAACCTGTTTGTCTTGTAGCTAGCAAAAGTGGCCGCTGTTGTTCGGTAATGGCTCTTTGGTTTAGGTTTTTCTTTTGCCCGTAAAACAAAAAAGAAATCCAGTCGGTTGGTTTTTGGACACGGAAAGTTCCAAAATAATTCTTCCAAGTTTCTTTTCAACATTGGTGCACTGGGATGAATGCTTATGCCTAGTTTTTGGATTCAGGATTTGTCTTGCCTGTCTTGTGTTTATTTCTTGGAAATAAAATAATGATGGATTATTTATTTCTCTTTCAGTTCAAGGAGCTGGCCCAGGCTTACGAAGTGTTGAGTGATCCTGAGAAACGAGAAATCTATGATCAATATGGTGAAGATGCCTTAAAGGAGGGAATGGGTGGTGGAGGTGGTGCACATGATCCATTTGATATATTCCAGTCCTTCTTTGGTGGAAGCCCCTTTGGAGGTAAGTGATAAGCATTTGCTGGAGTTTTCTTTAGTCGCAAGGGACATTGGCCAGGTGAATTATTCTCTtgtagtttaaaattttgaaataccaaTTAGTCTTCTTTTCTTCCATGCTGCtgagtaaatttttatttttttaatgcttCCTTTTAGTTATCAAGTTCAACAAGTCCGTATGATGATCATTATCTTGCTAACATATTTGTCTTATAGAATGACAAAACTGGTAGGGAATTCTTGTTGATCTTGGATAATGTGTTATCATATTACCCATCTTTTTTGGAACAGGAGGAAGCAGCAGGGGACAAAGGCAGAGGAGAGGGGAGGATGTGATCCATTCTGTCAAGGTTTCTTTGGAAGACCTTTATAATGGAACTTCTAAGAAGTTATCACTCTCACGTAGTGTCATCTGCCAAAAGTGCAAAGGGTGGGCTGTCTACTACTGCCATATTATGGATTCTTGGACAATTGATTATTGCTCATTGATTATTTATGCACTTGTACAGCAAGGGTTCAAAATCCGGCGCTTCCATGACTTGCGCTAGCTGTCAAGGATCAGGTATGAAGGTCAGTATTCGCCAATTGGGGCCTGGCATGATTCAACAGATGCAGCACCCATGCAATGAATGTAAGGGAACTGGTGAAATGATTAATGAGAAGGACCGTTGCCCAGACTGCAAAGGGGAGAAAGTCGTCTCAGAGAAGAAAGTGCTGGAGGTTGTAGTCGAGAAGGGTATGCAACACGGGCAGAAAATTACATTACGCGGGGAGGCTGATGAAGCGGTAcgtgtttttttttatatatataaaaacaaacTTCATCTTCATTTTTCTCCCAACATAATCTTTTAAACTAGATATCCTCTCTTATACAGGaatttttttctcaattaaaaaaatattttctttctttgattGAAATTGGTTATTGTATGCAGCCTGACACTATTACTGGAGACATTGTGTTTGTCATTCAACAAAAGGAGCACCCCAAGTTGAAGAGAAAGGGCGATGATCTTTTTTATGAGCATACATTGTCCCTCACCGAGGCTCTATGTGGCTTTCAGTTTGTTTTCAATCACCTTGATAGTAGGCAGCTACTTATTAAATCAAACCCAGGGGAAGTTGTCAAGCCCGGTGAGCTTCACTTGCCCATCATGTGCATATTCTaatcattcttcatgttgatatagttttttctttttttgttggcCTGTGTTTTGAATCAAAATTGCTGACGCAGATCAATACAAGGCAATAAATGATGAGGGCATGCCAATGTACCAGAGGCCCTTCATGAAGGGTAAACTCTACGTACACTTTACCGTTGACTTCCCTGATTCTTTGGCAGCAGAACAGTGCAAAGCTCTTGAGGCAGTGCTCCCCCCAAAGCCTTTGTCTCAGATGACGGATATGGAACTCGATGAATGTGAGGAGACAACATTGCACGATGTTAACATTGAGGAGGAGATGAGGAGGAAGCAAGCTCAAGCACAGGAGGCTTACGAGGAGGATGGCGATTTCCATGGAGGTGCCCAAAGAGTGCAGTGTGCCCAGCAGTAAGCTAGCTGTTATTGTGCTCTGGCTCTCACCGCTTGATTTATATACATACCAATTTACTGGTAGACTTTATTCTTAAATCTAGCGCATGCTACTACTGCGCAGTATCATAATCATCTTCATGCAGCTCTAAAGCAAATTGATAGACCAAGTAACTGACTTCCATTTATATGTAATTGATCCTCCTGTTGTTTGCGAATTTTGTTGAGCAATTCATGTGTTATAACTAAACATGCTTAAAACTTGCAGTTTTGTTATTGGATCAGAGAATGATGACAAACAAATTAACAAACGACATTTAGTATGGCAACTAAAGTAAATATTATGTAAAGAAGATGAatttatttctaattatattaatTTGTTTTAAAGCAGAAGCTGTAGATCATCCGGTCCTAAAGACTGTCGGTCATTTAATTAATCATAAAATTTTGATTACATGCACGTAGGCAGACGGAGGAGGGTTATAACATCATCGAACTCCTGTATTTTCCAACAATGTAAAAGATAAATTCAGCAGCAGTTGTCGAAATACACGTACACATCAAATTAACTTCCTCCGGCTCGTACTATAGCTCATGACTTTGTGGTCTCATATGTCAAGATCTCATTCAGAGATGTCTAATGGCTTGAAGTACTTGCCGTCTAAAAGGTATGCGCCGATCGCCAGGCGGACTGCCCAAACATCCTTCGGCTTCCTCGCTATAATCCTGCACCACGACGACGGCGGCACGACAAACAGTTGGAAACGCATCGAGTTCGGCCTTCTCCGTTTTTCATACTTAATTTTTTATCtgcctaatttaattaattaccttCCGACGTCGCCCTCCTTGACCAGTCCAGAGTTGATCTTGAGCGACGGCATGGGGGTGGCGGTCTTGAGCGTCGGCGGCGCCTCCACGACGACGATCGGGGAGCCGACCGTGAGTTGCTTCCCCTCGCTGCTCGCCGAGTCCAGCTGACATCGAACGCTCAAAGAAGGATAACCAAACCGGAGCAGCGTGTGCATGGTAATTTTCTCCTAATTTTTCAGACAATGATAAGGATAAGGATAAGGATAAAGAAGAAGATATAGGAGCGGATTTATACGATGGGAATTGAGTAGATATATTCTCATGAGAGGTGAAGCGATCAGCTCAGGATAAGGGGCTAAAGAAAATTTTGTTGATATTTTATTCTTGTGATTTGTGAATGAAACTTTATTTCAATAGACAATTATAAATGTTTGTTTTTGAGAGAGATCGGGGTgtattatttgtatggagttgatatatttttattaatttttatagatCTCATATCCTTATGAAAAAAATTTCATATAATTCTATAGATTTTTTTGCAAGAATTTTATAGATATTTGTAAATTTTACGGAAACTTGTGAAATTAAGAGAGTGTATTCAATCTTGGAAAAACGTAGACGCGATTATGATCTCGcacaatatttatttttaaataaaacttaacatacctaattaaatttatttttttaataaaataataaataacatacttgtccataaatttttttttcaactttttataCTTTTATCTTATTTTGACTAAAACAAAGACGAGATAACATCTCactttaaaaataaactttaataatattataataattttaaatatttttatttataatgttGATCAACGTCCCTTTAATTTGGTTAAACTTTTAATAAAATGTTAAATTgataaatttgattagtaataaaattaataatattattattaatttgattagtaataatattattaaaataaataaatataaaaataaaaaaattatttaagaatttttaaaatttaataaattttatagaaagaGTTTCAttagattttattaaattatctattaattaaattgagaattaatttgatttattaatatatacTTTATATTAAAACATATTGTCTCAAGTTTTTCTTCCCTCTACGCATAATGTCGCCATCCAAATCGATTTCAACTTTGACCTGCTCGCAAGTAGTAGACGAAAGGATGACCGGTCacctcaaataatttttttatttgttttcctCCTTTCCGGCGCACCGCAGGTTTCACCGGATGACACTCATTGTTTCCCATCACGAGCAACCAGAGAAAAAATCTCCATCGGCAGCCCGTCGCCGTGAGTCGCTACTTGAGAAAAGGCTGTAAGCGACTGTAGTTTCATTCCTGCCGTTCAGATCCATTCTTTTACCATTATAATATCGGAGAACGACATTTTAGAGGACTCTCAATTTCGCATAAAATGCATGTTGAGAGGTTGATGTAGGCCGCTGAGAGGTTGAACAAGGATAGAGCCTTTAAGATCAAAGAAATAATTAAAATCGGGGAGCGAGAAGAGAATGAacttatttgtaaaaaattaaagcaatttgaagtctatagaaatctcaaggatgaggagaagacttttttttttatttttaaaattataccaAGTATTTTGGAGAGTTcttattgattaaaatttataTCTAAGGATTTCTAAAAGAATCTATTAAAATATATTGAAACTTTGGATAccaaaagttttaattttaaaatgtaaaatttaaatacaCAGACttttaaaatctataaaaattattaaaagtaattaaaaGTACATTGAATACActcctttaataaattttaagtttaaaaatttggtcatacaaatttttatttcatattagataagatattatatatatatatagtaaatttATAAGTTTTTTTAGATAAATATGAGTACGTTTACTTATATTAAatgatttataaattattattctttgtttgtttttctatatttttaaaagatttgttTACGGACGACTCAAGCGcttattattttttcaaagaaAAGTCGTTTTTTGTTCCAACCTTCATTTTCGTCAATAAACTTCTTCGTCGTCCACCCTCCATCCTAATATCTGACTCCTATCTTCATCTTTGGCGTCATTCCTAAGAGCACCGTCTTAGAATATAGGAGTTGATTGGATTATTTTTCCCACCTAAACTAAGTAGTTTATTTGGATCCCTTAGATTTTTATCCCTAAGTATTATTtaaaagagataaaagtaaaTTATCAGAATTGATCGGATCAaattatcaaatcaaatcaaattagtatttgaattattagaataattctcagaattattcttagaataattctgttatttattaattggttaattgaccaagtactttttgaatattatatattatattgtcCTTAGGACAACTAttaatgaacaatagattttattactctcatattatttcttgctctctccctattcttcttaCATGGTATCAAAGTCATCTCTTTTTATCTTCCCTCAACTTCTTGAGACGGAGATCCAATAAACGGTGAACCCTTTTTTTTAGAGCAAGCATCTTCTTCTTTcctatatattttaattttcttatttttctctattttcttccGCCGCCAACCCCTTTTGTTTatctttcctcttccttaatctctGTGTTTCTCTTCCAAAAAAAAAGTTTTCTTAACGATTCTGTCTTTATGGTTTTTCTCCACGGTCGTCGACCACAAGGTAGAAGCTCTTTCTTGTGACGTCGTCCAACAGCTACCGTCGGACAAGttatttttactttagatgtcaaatactcaacgaCATTAAAGAGACCAAAAGCAAAGTTCAGACTGATGTCAGATTTGTCACATCGTTAGTCATATTGTAAATATATgtcctaaaagacttgattggtctcgagtaaaatataaaatttgtcTCGGAATTGGACATTTTGATATTCAATGTCCTAGCccatttgactcaaatttcattggtgatCTTATAGCCTCAAGGcaaccatctatttcacaagtatatcctaaagtcctctcatctgtgcctacttatggtaaaaccccagagttttcatctactgattggtatattgacactggagcaactcatcatgtcacatcagattataatatccttacagacgtaatgtTATATTATGACTCAAATATGATTTAAGTAGGCAATGGTTCAAGTTTGCAAATtactaatcttggaaacacatatgttcattttgttggttgctactcggaaaacctagagattcccctgtacaaaaattttgtacaaaggtctgaaccttttcctagctaccatgtgtttttttaaattaaattttggatcgcctgcggaacttaacacgtttgatccaaaacttaatctatttgttcttttagattttgacttgggtctcctgcggaacttaacacgttcgacccaaatctccttaagttattaattccattaaatattaatttccataatcggttcccagtactgacgtgacgaggcacatga includes these proteins:
- the LOC122038348 gene encoding uncharacterized protein LOC122038348, translated to MHTLLRFGYPSLSVRCQLDSASSEGKQLTVGSPIVVVEAPPTLKTATPMPSLKINSGLVKEGDVGRIIARKPKDVWAVRLAIGAYLLDGKYFKPLDISE
- the LOC122038346 gene encoding dnaJ protein homolog 2-like, whose protein sequence is MFGRAPQKSDNTRYYEILGVPKTASQDDLKKAYRKAAIKNHPDKGGDPEKFKELAQAYEVLSDPEKREIYDQYGEDALKEGMGGGGGAHDPFDIFQSFFGGSPFGGGSSRGQRQRRGEDVIHSVKVSLEDLYNGTSKKLSLSRSVICQKCKGKGSKSGASMTCASCQGSGMKVSIRQLGPGMIQQMQHPCNECKGTGEMINEKDRCPDCKGEKVVSEKKVLEVVVEKGMQHGQKITLRGEADEAPDTITGDIVFVIQQKEHPKLKRKGDDLFYEHTLSLTEALCGFQFVFNHLDSRQLLIKSNPGEVVKPDQYKAINDEGMPMYQRPFMKGKLYVHFTVDFPDSLAAEQCKALEAVLPPKPLSQMTDMELDECEETTLHDVNIEEEMRRKQAQAQEAYEEDGDFHGGAQRVQCAQQ